Proteins found in one Paenibacillus borealis genomic segment:
- a CDS encoding 1-phosphofructokinase family hexose kinase — translation MIVTLTVNPSVDASTGIGQVVPDHKLRCREASYKPGGGGVNVSRAIHRLGGDSLALYASGGLHGQLLHHMLEQEGVRHQEIPISGQTRENLIVVEESTGQQYRFDMPGPRFIEGDWKECLEQLTALPDKPAYIVASGSLPPGCPADFYARVIEAAKPWKARVIVDTSGEALQLAADAGVYLLKPNARELEDLSGHAISGDEEVKAAALQLIEEGRTEVVVVSLGGDGALLITRDGCEHLRAPEVPVLSVVGAGDSLVAGLVYSLERGWPLRRAVQFGIASGAAAVMNPERQLCKREDTERLFAGMDTGAAGHM, via the coding sequence ATGATAGTAACGCTGACGGTTAATCCAAGTGTCGATGCCAGTACGGGCATAGGTCAGGTGGTCCCGGATCATAAGCTGCGCTGCCGCGAGGCGTCTTATAAACCGGGCGGCGGCGGTGTGAATGTGTCCCGGGCGATTCACAGGCTGGGCGGGGATTCCCTGGCACTGTATGCCTCGGGCGGACTTCACGGACAATTGCTGCACCATATGCTGGAACAGGAGGGCGTAAGGCACCAGGAGATTCCGATTAGCGGGCAGACAAGGGAGAATCTGATTGTCGTGGAGGAATCCACCGGGCAGCAGTACCGGTTCGATATGCCGGGCCCGCGGTTCATCGAAGGGGACTGGAAGGAGTGTCTGGAGCAATTAACGGCGCTGCCGGACAAGCCGGCTTATATCGTAGCCAGCGGCAGTCTGCCCCCAGGCTGTCCCGCTGATTTCTATGCGCGTGTCATTGAAGCGGCGAAGCCATGGAAGGCACGGGTCATTGTGGATACTTCCGGGGAAGCGCTGCAGCTTGCAGCTGATGCCGGAGTCTACCTGTTGAAGCCGAACGCCCGTGAGCTTGAAGATTTGTCGGGCCATGCTATATCCGGTGATGAGGAAGTAAAGGCAGCCGCGCTGCAGCTGATTGAAGAAGGGCGGACGGAAGTAGTAGTCGTCTCACTCGGCGGGGACGGGGCGCTGCTGATTACCAGAGACGGCTGTGAGCACCTGCGGGCACCTGAAGTTCCCGTGCTCAGCGTCGTCGGCGCGGGCGACAGTCTGGTAGCCGGGCTGGTGTATAGTCTGGAACGGGGCTGGCCGCTGCGCAGAGCCGTTCAGTTCGGCATCGCCTCCGGAGCTGCTGCAGTCATGAATCCGGAGCGCCAGCTG
- a CDS encoding ROK family protein, translating to MGLLGAVEAGGTKFVCGIGNEDGTIIDRVSFPTTTPQETMGLVLDYFTGKGVEAIGIGSFGPIDPVIGSATYGYITTTPKPHWGGYNLVGAVAEHFDVPIGFDTDVNGAALGEYTWGAAQGLDSCLYITVGTGIGAGAVVGGKLVHGLSHPEMGHILVRRHPEDHYEGFCPYHGDCLEGLAAGPAIGKRWGKPAGELPADHPAWAMEAHYLAHALMNYVLILSPQRIVMGGGVMKQSQLFPLIHTKLQELLSGYVQHPALNEAIGSYIVPPQLGDNAGLSGSLGLAKLALDRR from the coding sequence GTGGGATTATTGGGAGCGGTTGAAGCAGGCGGAACAAAGTTTGTATGCGGAATCGGAAATGAGGACGGGACGATTATCGACCGGGTGAGCTTCCCGACTACTACCCCTCAGGAAACGATGGGGCTGGTATTGGATTACTTCACCGGTAAAGGAGTGGAAGCCATTGGCATCGGTTCCTTTGGACCGATTGACCCGGTGATCGGCAGCGCTACCTACGGGTATATTACAACGACACCGAAACCCCACTGGGGCGGTTATAATCTGGTAGGAGCCGTGGCTGAGCATTTCGATGTACCGATCGGTTTCGATACAGATGTGAACGGAGCAGCCCTGGGAGAGTACACATGGGGAGCTGCTCAAGGACTGGACAGCTGCCTCTACATCACGGTAGGCACCGGCATCGGCGCCGGTGCAGTGGTCGGCGGGAAGCTGGTCCACGGGCTGTCCCATCCTGAGATGGGACATATTCTGGTCCGCCGCCATCCGGAGGATCACTATGAAGGCTTCTGCCCTTATCATGGCGATTGCCTGGAAGGCCTGGCGGCAGGCCCGGCGATCGGCAAACGCTGGGGCAAGCCGGCGGGGGAGCTGCCGGCAGATCATCCGGCCTGGGCGATGGAGGCCCACTATCTGGCCCACGCCCTGATGAACTATGTGCTGATCCTCTCGCCGCAGAGAATCGTGATGGGCGGCGGTGTGATGAAGCAGAGCCAGCTCTTCCCGCTGATCCATACCAAGCTGCAGGAACTGCTTAGCGGATATGTGCAGCATCCGGCGCTCAATGAAGCCATCGGCAGCTATATTGTCCCTCCACAGCTCGGGGATAACGCCGGACTCTCAGGTTCGCTTGGACTCGCCAAGCTGGCACTTGACCGCCGGTAG
- a CDS encoding HRDC domain-containing protein, with amino-acid sequence MQIVFMNRLSRMSGVDQEVFAQLWIGEEEGLWRLGWRDFSGEQEMGDSLWYEGGSWSEMLCVYRHELAMKMGDGYRPLIDGVFHEDEHLSSRGQEQLKLQYYSEQHGNETVYEELCSWRRGKASSERKAPYILASNRLLRMISAFLPHTAEELLQIPGVGEGKASQYGADWLSITSGVQREHQYPLGWVSDSIDEESFVSWLYKQKELKYKKQLERLRLRRVLLQGIEGGQGMEQLKGLSGVSRREVLEAVEELEKDGYSVEKLIALELSEVTSQELNNIWTAYELIGDTFLKPVLYKAYGEDFSPAEGLDMYYERLRLIRIRFRREQPAALGLATNL; translated from the coding sequence ATGCAGATCGTATTTATGAACCGGTTGTCCAGAATGTCAGGAGTGGACCAGGAAGTATTTGCCCAATTGTGGATTGGAGAGGAGGAGGGACTGTGGCGTCTAGGCTGGCGCGACTTCTCAGGGGAGCAGGAAATGGGCGACAGCTTATGGTATGAAGGCGGTTCTTGGAGTGAAATGCTGTGTGTGTACCGGCATGAGCTGGCAATGAAGATGGGAGACGGTTACCGTCCCCTGATTGATGGTGTATTTCATGAAGATGAGCATCTTAGCAGCCGCGGACAGGAGCAGCTTAAACTGCAGTATTACAGTGAGCAGCACGGGAATGAAACGGTCTATGAGGAGCTGTGCTCCTGGCGCAGGGGGAAGGCCTCCAGCGAACGCAAGGCACCTTATATCCTGGCCAGCAACCGTCTGCTGCGGATGATCAGTGCATTTCTGCCTCATACGGCGGAAGAGCTGCTGCAGATTCCCGGAGTAGGTGAAGGTAAAGCCTCGCAATATGGTGCCGACTGGCTCAGTATTACCTCCGGTGTGCAGCGTGAACATCAATATCCGCTGGGCTGGGTAAGTGATTCGATCGACGAAGAGAGCTTTGTTTCGTGGCTGTACAAACAGAAGGAGCTCAAATACAAGAAGCAGCTGGAGCGGCTGCGGCTGCGGCGTGTACTGCTTCAGGGCATTGAAGGCGGACAAGGCATGGAGCAGCTCAAAGGGCTCAGCGGAGTCTCCAGACGCGAAGTCCTCGAAGCCGTAGAAGAGCTGGAGAAGGACGGCTATTCCGTCGAGAAGCTCATTGCTCTTGAACTCAGTGAAGTTACTTCCCAGGAACTGAACAATATATGGACAGCCTATGAACTGATCGGAGATACGTTCCTGAAGCCGGTACTCTACAAAGCCTATGGCGAGGACTTCTCCCCTGCTGAAGGCCTGGATATGTACTATGAGCGTCTGCGGCTGATCCGTATCCGCTTCCGCCGGGAGCAGCCGGCCGCGTTGGGACTGGCTACGAATCTGTAA